A portion of the Cervus elaphus chromosome X, mCerEla1.1, whole genome shotgun sequence genome contains these proteins:
- the LOC122689279 gene encoding histone H2A-Bbd type 1-like isoform X1 yields the protein MSRGRRIWNCHRSKRHSRSTRAELQFPVSRVDRLLRERQGTQRLSSATPVFLTAVLEYLTANILDLAGKEAGASHRMRISPEHVQRALINNENLCHLFEPNAFSQPASAPTPRKRK from the coding sequence ATGTCTCGGGGAAGACGCATCTGGAACTGCCATCGCAGTAAGAGGCATTCTCGTTCCACCAGGGCCGAGCTGCAGTTCCCCGTGAGCCGCGTGGACCGCCTCCTGCGAGAGCGTCAGGGCACCCAGCGCCTGAGCTCAGCCACACCGGTGTTCCTGACCGCAGTCCTTGAGTACCTGACGGCCAACATCCTGGACCTGGCGGGGAAGGAGGCCGGCGCCAGCCACAGGATGCGCATCAGCCCAGAACACGTGCAGAGGGCGCTGATCAACAATGAGAATCTCTGCCACCTCTTCGAGCCCAACGCCTTCTCTCAGCCCGCATCTGCACCAACCCCTCGCAAGAGGAAGTAG